The nucleotide sequence AACATCCACGCTACGCGTCCGCTAGGTGCGATACCTGCGTAAACCGCGGGTACCTCAGTGCCTTTCGTTTAGGTtttggtcagagcagcagttcCAAAGTGGCACTAGAAGGGGCAAGTTCTTCCGAATGTAGGGCCGACTGCTCTATGCCAGGAACCTCTAAGTGTttccctttgaaaaaaaaaaagagcgcatgcatttcattgtaaacGTGTCCGGCGATGCTCTGTGATGTTTCCTCCAGCAGCCCTAACTCTTTTGATACTGCATTTACAtgggctgctgagtggctcattcGCATAAAGACacagtgaaaagaaaagaaaaggatgaGAACCGCGGCTCTTCATTCTCCTGAGTCAGCAGTGTAAATCACGCATGAACGTGGCTGTAAATAGTCGATTGGATATTctaaattagggtgggaattcgATATATTCTGTCCCGCGTTGGCTGCCAGATTTATATTTAAAGTAGAAAGAATGCACTCTGTAGAGTGCAGGCCTCAGCCAAGGCACAACAATCTCCCCTTTTTAAGGTACTTTTTAAGATATGTTTGGGCTGATGGTGACGCTAGAGGAAAGGTCACAGGgtcaccaaaatcaacagtttccTTCCTATTGGGAACATGAATGTCCTCATCAAATTTCGGGGCAATCTGGCCATTACATTTCCAGATATGTCAATCACAAGTTAAAAGTTTGGCCTGATGGTAGCACCAGAGGAAAGGTCACAGGGTCACCAAAATCAAATAagttttcttcctcttgggaaCATGAATGTGCTCAGCAAAGTTTGTGGCAACCCTGCCAGTACTTTTCCAGATATTTCTGTCACGGACAGACAAGCGGATGGACAGACGGTGTTACATAACCTCCTTGgcagaggtttaaaaaaataataaaaggagTGCTTACACAGAAGTTGTTGGGTGTGAGAGCGGAGGGCTGAGATTCTTGGCGTGTTCCGTGTTCCGTGTTCCGTGTTCCGTGCTGACCAGTGAAGACCAGAAGCCTGGCCCGAGAAGGCCAAGCTCTTCACCGCCTCTCTTGGATGGCCACAGCATTTGGCAAACGGTGACCCGGGGTTTAATTTAGACCCCTCTGTGAACGGGACAGCCACGCCCttggtctctgtgtgtgtgttttctgcatAGTGACTGGACATATTCCCACGAACCCATATCTGAGTGCAAGGGACTGCTTTCAGTTAGCTGATtggggggagtggtggggggggggggggggggggcgccataatttttttggttttttcccACCTGGGTTGAATGggaatttttttacatttttttttcgaAAAAGGCTGCAGTGTGGCAGTCTTATTAAAGTGGGGCTTTgcagcagaacagacagacctACAGCCCTGTgtgcctgcacgcacacacacacacacacacacgcacacacacacacacacacacacgcacacacatgttaCTAACAGAGCTCACACAGAGAGTCTAAAGGGTGTGAACATTTACGGTGAATGTTTGGTTCGTTGCACTGGTATCCATATGGCTTCTTATTCCATGAAATGCAATACATGGGGTTTGTGGTACCGggtctgtttcagtgctgttgaCATGGTTAACTTGCAGTTAGCGCTTTGGCAATTCTGAACACGCGCTTCCTGGTCTGGAAAAGTTGTTAGCCGATTCTCGTGCTCTGTCGCTCATATCTGAATAAGGCCACTTGCCAAACGGATGCCATGTAATCACACACTGTGTGTAATATAATAACTGAAGGCATTTATTCCACCACAGGGCGTTTGATGTGGAGCTCCTCTACATCGCCCAGTGCTTTAAGATACCCATAGCGGAGGTCGCCGTGAACTGGACCGAGATCGAAGGTGGGCCGCTGCTAAAATTGAATGATTCATAAATGGCCttttctgtcccccccccccccccccccccccgtcaaatCTCTTCCCTCCTGATGAGTCTTTGGTGAGAATTCCCACAGGTCCTTCACTTCATTATCCCCATATAAAAGAAGGATTTTAGTGTATAGAGCCATTTCTTGGTGTTGAGTTTTTCTGTGATTCTTTTGTGTATGTTCTGTCTAATCTCAGGGTCCAAGCTGGTCCCTTTCTGGAGCTGGCTGCAGATGGGCCGGGACCTGGTCTTTATCAGACTTCGCTACATTACCGGTGCCTGGAAGCTGGAGTCCCAGCGAAAAGCGGACTAGCAGCGCGCGGCTCCGAATTTAGCACGCGGAGAAGCGCGGGCGGATGGAGACTGTTTCGCGGTTTCTCCGTGTTTAACGCGCACACTGATGATGCCGCGATGTTCCCAGGCTGTGCATTCAAAGATATTTTATCATGTTACCTTTTTCTACTGTGTCAAAGAGGAGAGAATCCTGACAGAATATTGCATTGTAATCAAAAAGCGATCTTTATTTTGTATCGTGGTTTTGTTAGGTTTTGAAATGTAATAGCCGTTTTTAATTTGGTTTCATTTGGAAAGTATACTGTAGGCCtacctgtgtgtgggttttattcttttttttggactgaAAGAGCACTGGACAACTTGactcaaataattaaaaagcaaggaaaGAGTTAATTGGTTATGTGCGTTTTATTCAGACAGACAATCCAAGTCGGAGGCACTTAATCATAACAGAAATTATGCACCATGTAATTCTAGCTTGTGGGCCAGCATTGgtatgtttcatttgaattcttGTAGAATTCCACTTCCAACTGTTACATTGTGAACTCGCAACTGTATAAATATGTggatttatgaataaatatggGGATTTCATGATGTCATTGACATATACTGAtcaataattttaagtattacCCCCTAGAATTAATTAAGGGGGGAGCTAGGgcataacaaaataattttcggataaaaaaagaaaatacaattatgttaAAGTGAATACACAATGTTTAAttagacattttgaaataaattatttacgaaatatgcaataaaaacaaaaataacttttacatttcagaCACGCTTGTATGTGGTTCTGTGACCAATGAAAGACTTGCATTTGGAAGACTGTACCATAACGCTGTTTGCTTACCACAGTTATTAAATTGCACCATCtataatgtacaaaaaaatgatgttgATCATTTCAGGTGTTCATTCTGTATACAACATCCAGCCCCCCCAAATCCATGCCTAAATGTGTAGGCTATTCGATGATGCCTCGAGgaacttttatttgtttgtttttgtcgtCTTGTTTATGAGCATTTCTGCGTGTCAGTGCCAGGGTAATAATGACTGGCCCCCTGTTTAAAAAACAACGGTTCAAGAGGTCTGCGGCTTGAGTACGTGAAGTCCCATTATAATTTACTGTTTTCTTCTGCAATTTTGAGGTCTGCCAGAGACTCCAAACCTAATAATGTGGATGTTTTTGTGGGCTGTTGAATACCCTAGGGAGTACATCCTGTTTGTACTCTTCTATCAGTCTCCTTGCCAGGAAGTCGTTCTGTCTAACGCATTCTCTCCGTTTCCCTCGTGCACTTTATGTCTCTGTCGTTTGGCGGCCTCTTTGTAATTGAACGTTATGTATAAAGATTCTGGAACGTGACAAAGCACAACAGCGGCTGTGTCAGATTCAAACTCGTGACAGGAGCATCAGTGCGTTTCAATTTCGCACGGGTAGACAATCGCTCCCCACTCGCTCCCCTGCAGCCTGAGTACGAGTCGAGACCGTACACCTTGCTAAACATAGGCACTTCGTTGTTTCACTTGATGTTTCCCAACtatctttaaaataatacacagtCCCAGCGTAAAGGATTGATCTGAGACGGGCTCTGAAATGGACGCACTCAATATTCAAAGCATTGTTACGTTCCTTTGCAGTTGCTGTAAACTGTGAAAATGTCAAACTCCTAGACTTTCTGTCGCCAGCCTGGCTTGCGTCATTAACTGGACTAGTCACGCCGCTCACGATCAAAATGTATCCATCCGCAGTGAAAAGAACCTTACAAATATAGAGATCGATTTGCCGGCTGGCGCACTTCCAATAATTGGCGCAGCTGCGCCGGTGGAGGCTGCTTGATGTTGCGTTTGTAAGAAACGCCCCTGACGTGAAATTGCACCTTATATCACCAAGAAACAGTACCAATTCGTGGAAATTGGGCAGGTAGGCTGAGTGAGCAGTAGACATACGGAGAATATAGTTAAGGATTTTGAAGTGAGGAAATGTGTTGCTGTTCTCATCAACTCGCAGTAACAGTTGTTCAGTGAGTATTGTTCAAGGCTGACTTTGTTCCTAAATTAAGAAGCATAGCGTTTGAGACCCGTTTCAAGTTATAAACTGAACTCTGTcatctgtgtaggtgtgttgcGCAACATTACAATGTCGATGGACATTCCAATCAAACCACCTCAAGCCAAAAAGTGCCCCGGAGTGTGCCAAACATTTAAATCGAAGAATTCATTTTACACGCTGAAATTTCGACAGTGATTTTAGTGAATGGAAATGAGTACAcggatttttttaaagtgaaactAAATGCacctttctgaaaatgttttgtatgtttggCTTGCTACCAGAATGTTTCGGATCTCGAGGTTTGTCATCATTTTAAGGCAATTACATTGATAACACGATCTTGTATAGGCATATGCAATGCAATATCTCCTTTCGTAGTGTGCTATATCTACGGACATGACAGAACCACTTagttgtgtatatatatatatgggcaattattttattgagtTTTTTAATACCATTGTAAATATTCCATGGTGCAGGTGCGATGTTGTGTTTCTTTAGGATGTCTCAAACACAGATCGATTTTGGGTGTATTTTCAActccgtaaaaaaaaacagcagcagtctGGGCCTCTCCTTGCCCGATACAGATAGTATTAATTAGCGGGACTCTTGTCTCGTCCTCGTTCGGATGAGCACACCGCCGTCTGTCTGCAATCCTGGGAAAGTTCCAGCGCAGCGGATGGATCCCGCACGAAGGCGCTGAGGCTCCAGCCTGACTGACGCCGGGGCTGTGCTGTTCCTCCGGCTcctttgcaaacacacacacgctccacaCCTCCACAGCGCGAGCCGCAGAGGGATACCCTCAACTTACAACAGAAGCGTGTCTTCGGGGTCCTCCTGACAAAGGTAAGAAAAGTGAAATGATTCATAACCCTGCCCCTACACTCAATCACTTACTGCTTATTTATGGCGTCGGCACAGGTTGATTGCAgttttcctgtttaaaaaaaaaaaatgttacgtTTTTAGGTGTATTTCAACCAATTATGTCCGTGGGAATCAGCCCGGGATAATAGAAAATAACGACCAGCTTAGTAACTGCTTCATCCTTTCAGTTTCTCCTTATTtgcttttatgaaaatgttcttattAATAATCAATTTAGACTAATTTAGTTGAACTGGTTTCCGTTCGATGATGAGACACGCGGAAAAGTTGTGTTGGTGTAATTTGTCCGTGAATATCATATCGTAGAGTTTGATGTACATTCTGGGGAGTGGAGAACCACGCTGTAGACGCACGACGTGACATGATCATTAGCTACTCAAGGTGTCCTCTGCCGCAGGGGTTAGGACCTGaatacactgtttaaaaaaataaataaataaagaatatgcaGCGGGGTTAGCGAAAGGAAACGCGTCTGTTTATTTTGCTGGGGGCGTCTAGATAATAAAGCGTTTGGTGATTAAGCCTATCTGAATCGGCAGACTGAGTGACGCCAGTCTCATAAAAGACAAAATGAGAACGAACAAAAAGTATTGATGCCGCATTGAAGTGAACGCCTGTTTTCATTTCGTGCCAAGAAAGGAGGGCTTTGTAGTTGTCTTGCTATTTGTGGGATagattttattctttatttcactgcgcacacatgcactctgcATGTCCGATTATTTCCGaccttttctatttttatcaCGAATTATATGATTTTTaccattaattttattttttaaaaattcaatgcAAGCTTAGAACTCTGAGCGTGTTGCTTTTTCCAAACGCAAGAGTAGGCTCTGGAGTCGCAGGATTGAACTCACGTGCTTCAAGTACAGTCGAGGTCTGCGTGCTTTACATATCAAGTACTTATTTAAATggccattacattttttttgtaaagaattTGGTTCCAAATACCTTTCATTccggagttttttttttttgccctatATTTTTAGCCCGTGCAAATTGCTATAATTACTGAAAGAGACaccctcaaccccccctcccccccatccccccaggtGGCTAAACCGTACATGTGTAGTTGTAAAGAGGTGAAAATTAACCACAGGTACTCGATTTATAGGACGGATGTCGCTGATCTCCTGACACCTGCTCTTGGCAATGTTCATTTGCTGGTTGAAAGTTGATCTCTGGCTGGGAAGAGGGCTGACTATCTGAGTTATTGAGTGGAGAACTGAATCCGAACCAGTTTTGTTCACCTTAAAACAATATGGAGGGGGGGCCGGGGTATTCTGACCGGGGGGGACTGAATTTTATTGATAAATCCCGCTGGGCTGTGGTCAACCATGTTGACGTGGTTATCTTGTTTTTCGTGCCGCACAAAGCTGTCAGCTGCTCCTTCTGACTGCGGAAAGCGGCTGTTAGACTGTGATACTGCCTTTAGAGCTCTGTCCAGTGTGCATTAGCTGTCCAGGGGGTCCCCAAATTCTCTAAACAAaggaccccccccacccgcaccctaGGCCTGCCTCCCCTACGCAGTCCCAGTGCACTGTATGTGCCAAGGGCCCCAAACCTTGAGACTTTTGGACACGTGCGTTTGCCCCTTCAGGAAATCAAAGCACGGCTCTGTTTAACCGTTTGGTGATTGGCCGTGCTTGGGTTGCCGTGACACTCAACACACGCCTTCTGTTTCTCTCGACAGATGACAGAAACTCTATCTGGACATCTGGCTGCgtaacaagaagaagaagaagaagaagaagaaaaaaaaagagaaagaagaagaaaaaaaaaacattcccccaCACCGCAGCCTCTCAGGTTCCTGCTCCCAGCACCAGACACCGGAGTGACAGagtgtgtttgctctgtctgtggCAGTCTTCCAGAAttcctctcccaccctccccccccctccaacacaccccccccctttccaacaggccccgcctcctgcacCGAGTCACCGctatcacccccccaccccaccaccaccacctctcccccccccaacacaccccccctctccaacAGGCCCCGCGTCCCGCGTCGAGTCACCGCTAtcaacccaccccaccaccaccaccacctctcacccctccaacacaccccccactccaacaggccccgcctcctgcacCCAGTCACCgctcccacacccccaccacccctgccccaccacctcctcctcctctcctctccttcggCCCGATGCACTCCACCACCTCCATCACCTCCCTGTTCTCCTTCACCAGCCCGGCGGTGAAGAGGCTGCTGGGCTGGAAGCAGGGCGACGAGGAGGAGAAGTGGGCCGAGAAGGCGGTGGACTCGCTGGtgaagaagctgaagaagaagaagggcgCCATGGAGGACCTGGAGAAGGCCCTGAGCAGCCCCGGCCAGCCCAGCAAGTGCGTCACCATCCCGCGCTCGCTGGACGGCCGGCTCCAGGTGTCGCACCGCAAGGGCCTGCCGCACGTCATCTACTGCCGCGTGTGGCGCTGGCCCGACCTCCAGTCCCACCACGAGCTCAAGGCCCTGGAGTGCTGCGAGTTCCCCTTCGGCTCCAAGCAGAAGGACATCTGCATCAACCCCTACCACTACCGCCGCGTCGAGACCCCAGGTGGGCGGGAGCGGCCACacaggcggggggaggggggaggggggcgtatGGGGGAGGAGTTAGGACGATTCCAAGGGCATTCCTGagtgacaggggccctcaatgAAAATATTAGAACTTTAGATTAATAACTTTTTAGTGCGTCGGCTATTGAAATTGACACGAAtgggatattttatttataatgtacGGATAAAACTGgcagtttctttttgttttggagTGGCCTGGGGTTGGTGGGGCCCAAAATTTCACACAGGGTTTgttgaggaggggtgggggggttcagtCAGCCCAATTTGAGGAAAggagttgaaataaaatgttttgatttgtaataaataaaaaattttattgttattattaagtgacattgcaggcatttttttgtaattctcgCAAACCGGATCCTGAAATGGAGTTTGGCCTCTCCAGCACGTTCTGCCAGGAAACCAGAGGCGTCGTCCCCTTGCCGGCCCTGCCGAGCTGAGCAAccgccaaaaagaaaaaaaaagaaaccgagTCCGTTTTGGTTATCAGATCGGCGGGAAGGATCGGTTTCAGTGTTCAGCGCGACGTTGAGGCTCCCGCTTTGAGAAATGGAGGGAATTCCATCGCCCGACGCGCACAGCCTGCGGTTTTAATCGCTCTCAACGATTCACTTCATTTCGGCGATTTCAAAgactttaaataaacatgaaagcagccccccccccccagtcctcccCATCCCAAACCGCAGAAGTACAGTTAAAGGTTCGGGTTTCACGCTCGAAAAGATTGTGGCCGACTGCACTTGGCCCTCACTCAGTAATCAATACGACAGGATCCCTCTCTCTGGGGCTGGCTACATGTGTTAGgctgatttattttcagtttgtttatatacattatgtatgtatgcatgcaagtgtgtgtgtgtgtgtgtgtgtgtgtgtatatgagtgtgtgtatatatatatatatatatatatatatatatatatatatatatatatatatatatatatatatatgtgtatgtgtggtgtgtgcgcgcacgtgtttaggtattctgtgtgtgtatatatatgtgtgtgtgtgtgtgtgtgtgtgtatttgtattatttacatATACACGCATACAGAAGTATGTACAAACTATCTAAGGTCACATGAAGGTCATTTCAGTTCTCTTAAGTTTTGATCAGACGGAAATTATTCTTGTTAATAAACTCActgcttctccccccccccccccccccccccccccgtctctcagtgctgccccctgtgTTGGTCCCACGCCACAGCGAGTTCAACCCCCAGCACAGCCTCCTGGCCAAGTTCCGCAATGCCTCACTGCACAACGAGCCCCTGATGCCCCAGAACGCCACGTACCCCGACTCCTTCCCCCCGCTGCCCTGCAAcgtcttctcctcctcccctgctgGCTCCTACGTCCAATCGCCGAGCACCGTCAGCTACCCCAACTCCCCCAGCAGTGCCACCGACCCCGGGAGCCCCTACCAGATGACCGGTACGTAccctgggctgggctgggctgggggtgggggggcaagggggcaGTAATGAGGCTGGATGTCACTAGACCTGACTTTGCGCTGTCAGCCTGGCTTGAGCCAAGATGGCGGCTTGCATTTCAGCTTGTTGTGGGTTTCTCACCTGCTGCGTAGTTGGGTGCTcgggtggggtggctgggcttTGAAATGTCACTCTGGAGCCAGTGCTGTGCCCCCACCATACTGAATActggactacaaatcccagGCTGCTATCTGTCAAATCACAGCAGAATGTGAGCTAGCCTGGCTTTCAGTTTCAGGCTCCTCTGTAGTCCCTAGCCATGTCCATCCATTTTAGAGCCATTCTCTCTCAGATGGCCTAATAATTTGGCTTAAAGTCCCAGCACAGGGCTTAGTTTAATTCTTCTTGAACTGACCTCTGAACAAGAACATTAATAAGAGTTTTTATCTTGAGCTTCTCTGCGTGTGATGTCGGTTAAAATGCTAGCGTCAGAGGGCTAGCGACAGCGACTGGTGAAAGGAGGCGTGTCTTTTGAGCGGCTGCAGGCGGGCGCCAGATGCCGATGTCATTTGAGCGGGTCTGAATGGACACGCCCACTTCCACTCAGCCTGCCTGGGCTCCGGGCCAATCCGCTCGCTGGATGCCAGAGTTCCGCCGGGCCCCGGCCAGTTCGCTGTGGAaacggcccccccccctccccctcccaaccccccgcccccacctcagGTGCAGCTGAGCAAAGAGACTCCTATAGATTCAGCGACTGGATCGATATGCCCTTACAGTAATGGAAATGACCAAAAATACACTGGAATCAAAAGCATGGATAGTTATCGTGCTGCTGCATAATATGTGGACAGACATGGAAAATGACTGCTGCTTTTGGGGATTGCAGCatgctttaaatatatatatatatatatcgtgtttttataatttattatttattatatttatttgtgttttcaaaaCTTTGACATATTTATACTGTATTACAGGCTGTTCCATTTCTGTGAGGGTAGAGCTGCTTCTGATCACGGCATATCTGGGGGCGGCTGAATCGCGGTGGTTCGACAGACACGCGTCTTCTGGGCCACCGtatttccaccccccccccgctgtcaCCTGACTGTGAGGCAGAAATTAAGAGAGAttcccgggggtgggggggtattaCGATGGTTCCAAGGGccttgactgacaggggccctcaagaAATATTAGAACACAAAATGTCCTGAGGTGGTGGGGTCCAGTGTGGGTCTTCTCGTGGGGCCCGAAATCCCTGATGGCAGTTGAGGTTGGGGGTGGGCATGCTGTTTGGAATCATCAGTtatgtcatgtgaccagctCAGCTCACAGAGTCCctttgtctcccccccccccccccccccaaacagccgagactccgccccctccgtaCAGCATGACGGAGACCGCCGCCACCGAGGACATCAAGCCGGGTGACTCTGCCGCCAAGCTGATCTTCTCCGCCCCCCACAGAGGTGACGACCCCCGCGTTTCTTACGTCAGGCCTGCGCCCTGCGACCGTGCCCAGTCCGTTTCGGGGTTTCATGCCACCCTCTCCTCCGTTATCTAATCAGCCCTAGtcgtttatttgatttttagaCATGTTTTCATAAAGACGTGAGCTACGCTGCAGACTGCGTGtgcattttcagttaaaatactTTGCTGCATCCAGCACTGGCCGTACACAGTCGTGTAGATTATGATACACAGTATAATTGGCTGCAACAAGCGCAAGTGTTTTGTGctattgtgaagcactttgactCTTCACAGAGGGTTAAGGAGGAAATCCTTACCTTGGCTACTGAAATAAAAGAGACTAACCTTAGGAATGAGGAGAGATGGGTCTCATCGAGCTACTGAGCTTTTAGACAAGTCTAGCCTTTGCTAAGTCCTTGCTGAAGAGTCAGACGAGTCGCTCCAGACTCGGGGGGCGCGGGCAGTAGACCCCTCTGACCCGCCGGCCCTCCCGTCTCCCGTTCCAGCGGACCTGCGCCCGGTGTGCTACGAGGAGCCGGAGTACTGGTGCTCGGTGGCGTACTACGAGCTGAACAACCGCGTGGGCGAGACCTTCCACGCCTCGTCGCGCAGCGTCCTGGTGGACGGCTTC is from Anguilla anguilla isolate fAngAng1 chromosome 9, fAngAng1.pri, whole genome shotgun sequence and encodes:
- the smad9 gene encoding mothers against decapentaplegic homolog 9, which codes for MHSTTSITSLFSFTSPAVKRLLGWKQGDEEEKWAEKAVDSLVKKLKKKKGAMEDLEKALSSPGQPSKCVTIPRSLDGRLQVSHRKGLPHVIYCRVWRWPDLQSHHELKALECCEFPFGSKQKDICINPYHYRRVETPVLPPVLVPRHSEFNPQHSLLAKFRNASLHNEPLMPQNATYPDSFPPLPCNVFSSSPAGSYVQSPSTVSYPNSPSSATDPGSPYQMTAETPPPPYSMTETAATEDIKPGDSAAKLIFSAPHRADLRPVCYEEPEYWCSVAYYELNNRVGETFHASSRSVLVDGFTDPSNNKNRFCLGLLSNVNRNSTIEHTRRHIGKGVHLYYVGGEVYAECLSDSSIFVQSRNCNYQHGFHATTVCKIPSGCSLKIFNNQLFAQLLSQSVNHGFEVVYELTKMCTIRMSFVKGWGAEYHRQDVTSTPCWIEIHLHGPLQWLDKVLTQMGSPHNPISSVS